The following are from one region of the Bactrocera oleae isolate idBacOlea1 chromosome 6, idBacOlea1, whole genome shotgun sequence genome:
- the LOC106621805 gene encoding leucine-rich repeat neuronal protein 2 — MATTHSQNRRSTVTAPYQQRVYMKSRSLAHTTHCTLLSCLCVLTLLVASTNALANCPSSCQCDDDTLVVKCGEGTLDVLPITLNPFIQRLVIQTNNIKTIDSSLQFYAELLFLDLSYNDLVTLPMRTFQFQRKLQELHLNHNKIGQISNMTFVGLAALTVLNLRGNLLAELEQGTFAKMSKLAELNLGQNRINRIDPHAFDGLVNLRTLYLDDNTLTTVPAPSIFQAMPNLAELYLGTNSFTSIQAQAFIDLKGLTRLDLRGAGLHNISAEALKGLEGLRYLDLADNRLPVVPTTALSHLERLEELLLGQNDFEVIGNGAFGGLTQLRKLEITGAQRLRSVQNGAFSANTNLEHLNLSSNKMLQEVQENALGGLPHLHHVILKENDLHTLAEGLVPWTDLQTLDLSDNPIVCDCQVLWLRNLLVSKNSTTDKLIDVMCVYPEPMRKEPLAQLSPAMLGCSHSDTKQQAMIIVVVVVTTATITGLLLLIYGCRRRIRETLKGGWGNSALGRKEREYQKTCSDEEYMTRQQHPCSLSIQPTMQFTNSVGYNMQQTQPYMGSRPIPVTEL, encoded by the coding sequence ATGGCAACGACGCATTCACAAAACCGGCGAAGTACCGTAACAGCTCCTTACCAACAGCGAGTGTACATGAAAAGTAGATCTCTTGCGCACACAACACACTGCACACTTCTGAGCTGTCTCTGCGTGCTCACGCTACTAGTGGCGTCGACGAATGCATTGGCGAATTGCCCAAGCAGTTGTCAGTGCGACGATGACACTTTGGTGGTGAAGTGCGGCGAAGGCACGCTAGATGTGCTGCCCATCACACTGAATCCTTTCATACAGCGCTTGGTCATACAAACTAATAACATCAAGACCATCGACTCATCGCTGCAATTTTATGCGGAGCTTTTGTTCCTGGACCTCTCCTACAATGACTTGGTCACACTGCCGATGCGTACATTTCAGTTCCAACGCAAGCTGCAAGAGCTGCATTTGAATCATAATAAAATCGGCCAAATTAGTAATATGACCTTTGTGGGCTTGGCCGCATTGACGGTGCTCAATTTGCGTGGCAATCTGCTGGCCGAGCTCGAACAAGGCACCTTTGCGAAAATGTCAAAACTGGCGGAATTGAATTTGGGCCAAAATCGTATCAATCGCATTGATCCGCATGCATTTGATGGTTTGGTGAATCTACGTACACTCTATCTGGATGACAATACATTGACTACAGTGCCGGCGCCTAGCATATTCCAAGCCATGCCCAATTTAGCTGAGCTTTATTTGGGCACTAACTCATTTACGTCCATACAAGCGCAAGCTTTTATTGATCTCAAAGGATTGACACGCTTGGATTTACGCGGAGCTGGCTTACACAATATCTCCGCCGAAGCATTGAAGGGCTTAGAAGGATTGCGGTACTTAGATCTAGCCGATAACCGGTTACCGGTGGTACCGACAACTGCGCTAAGTCACTTGGAAAGACTAGAGGAACTACTGTTGGGGCAGAATGATTTCGAGGTGATTGGCAATGGCGCTTTTGGTGGACTAACGCAGTTACGAAAGCTGGAAATTACAGGCGCACAGCGCTTGCGTAGTGTGCAAAATGGCGCTTTTAGCGCCAACACCAATCTGGAACATTTGAATCTTTCATCCAACAAAATGTTGCAGGAAGTGCAGGAGAACGCTCTGGGAGGACTGCCACACCTGCATCATGTCATACTTAAAGAAAATGATCTGCATACGCTTGCCGAGGGACTCGTACCATGGACCGATCTACAAACACTCGATCTCTCTGACAATCCGATAGTTTGCGATTGTCAAGTGTTGTGGCTGCGAAATTTGCTTGTCTCTAAGAACTCCACCACTGACAAGCTCATCGACGTGATGTGCGTTTATCCCGAGCCTATGCGTAAAGAGCCACTGGCGCAGCTTTCCCCAGCTATGCTCGGCTGCTCGCATAGTGACACAAAACAACAGGCGATGATcatagtggttgttgttgttacaacagCTACCATAACcggcttgttgttgctgatttATGGCTGTCGCCGACGCATACGGGAGACGCTCAAAGGCGGTTGGGGCAATTCAGCGTTGGGTCGCAAAGAGCGCGAGTACCAGAAGACTTGCTCGGACGAAGAGTACATGACGCGGCAGCAACACCCTTGCAGCCTCAGCATACAACCAACAATGCAATTCACCAACAGTGTCGGTTACAATATGCAACAGACGCAACCGTATATGGGCTCCCGGCCCATACCAGTCACCGAACTATAG